The Desulfuromonadales bacterium DNA segment CTCCAGCGGCTCCTTGATCAGCCGATGCTTGAGGCGCTGGATGAGCCACCAGGTCCCGACCACCACGAAGGGGACCAGCAGGGCCAGAACAACCCCCTTGTTAAGCTTCCACGCCTCCAGCGGCAGCCCATTCAGCATGTAGCCGAGCAATCCCACCAGGTAGTAGCTGATCGCCGCCACCGAGAGCCCCTCGACGGTCTCCTGCAGCCGGAACTGCAGGCGCCCCCGCCGGTTCATGGCCGCCAGCAGGCTGCGGTTCTGCTCCTGCAGGGTCAGGTTGACCCGCGTCCGCATCAGGTCGCCGGCCCGCTCGATGCGCCGGGAGAGGTCCTCCATCCAGGTTTGCACCGACTGACAGGTGCGCAAACCGGGGGTGAGCCGGCGGGTCATGAACTCGGTCACGGTCAGGTACCCCTCCACCGGCTCTTCGTGAATGTTCTGCAGCCGGGTGATCACCAGGTCGTGATAGGCGCTGGTGGCGCCGAAGCGGTAGTTGGTCTCGGCACGCCAGGTTTCGAGCCTGGCCGAGAGCAGGGAGAGTCGTTCGAGCAGGGCGCGTTTGCTCTCGGTCTCTTCACCCTCCTCGAGACTGCAGAGTTGGCCGAGCATTTCCGCCAGTTCCTGGTCCATCCCGGTCAACTCCGGAGCGATGCGTTTGGCCAGGGGGAGGGAAAGCTGGGCGAGGAGACGGTAGGTCTCGATCTCGATGACGCGCTGGACCAGCCGCCCCGTCTGGTAGTCCGAAAGCCCCCGGTTCTGGATCAGGAAACGGCCGAAGCCGTCACTGTGCAGTTTGAAGGCGGTACACAAAAAGGCCTGGCCGTTCCTGGGCTGGCTGGCGATGAGCCGCTGTCCTTCGAAGCAGCGGGCCAGAGACGCCGGCTCCACGTCCAGCGCGCCGCCATCGACGAGCAGGTGAAATGCCGCCACGGCCTGGCCGGGCAGGGAGGCCATCCAGTCCCCCGGGAGCAGTTCGCTGACCGGATGCTCGAAGGGTTCGCCTTCGGGCGCGTGCGGACGCAGAAAGGTCATGGAAAAGAATTCCATGTGCCGCTCCCAGCGGACGGTGAACTCGCCGAAGTCCTGCTGATAAAAGGGCGCGTCCGGAGCCGGCGGGTTGACGCTGTAGCGGCGGCAGAGATCGCCCAGCAGAGCGAAGGCCGTGTCCAGCTCCTGGGGTTGGGCCTTGAAGGCGAGGTGGGAAATCTGCTGCGGTGTGGAGACCATATGGAAGGGCCGGGCATGCAGTTCGTCGTAAAGCGAGTCGCGCAACGGATGGGTGGAGAAGGGGAGGCAGAAATAGTCGGGCATGTAAGGTTTTCCTTTTCTGGCGGGCTGATTTTACCTGCGCCAGGCGGCAGACAAGGGGTGCGCGAACCGGGGGCCGTGTCGCAATTGCACGTTTGCCAACTTCCGGCTTGACAGGGAAATTCGGAGGCCTATAATTAGGACCGATTTAGTCTTCTATCGGACATATCCAGGGCGTTTCTCACCGCCCGAACCAGGGAGGTTGGGGTCATGTCGTTTCACTGGACGGAAAGTCTCGCGGTCGGGCACCGCACCATCGACGATCAGCACCGGGAGTTGATCGACCGTTTCCGTGATCTGCTGCTGGCTTGCAAGGCAGGGAAGGGGAAGGAAAAGGTGGTCGAGCTCTTCGGTTTTCTCGACGCCTACGTCGTCTCCCACTTCCGAGCCGAGGAACAACTGATGGCCGCTCACGGCTATCCCGGCCTGCTCGAGCACAAGAGCCAGCATGCCTGGCTGGTGGGAAAGCTCGCCGACCTGCACAATACCTTGCTCGCCGACGGCCCTTCGTTTCACCTGGTGGTCGAGGCCAATCAGACCCTGCTCAACTGGATCGTCGAGCATATCCGCAGCACCGATGTCCGCTTCGGGAAATATCTGCAGGGACGGAACTGAGTGTTGTTCGGCTGACTCTTCTATTCGAAGCCGGCTACTTTTCCCGCCTTCGACACGCATGGAGCGAGGTCGCGGCCGCCTCTGCCGCGGCCGGCTGCAGCCGCGGCGGGGCCGCAAAGCACGCGGTCCGCCCTTTCTTTTCCCCATCCTGCCGGTTGTCGCCGGACCGCAGTGCCGCCAGTTCAGCCTTTAATCGTCGCACGCCCAGGACAAAGCTCTCCAGCCGTGCCTCCACCACCTGCGGGAAGGCATTGCCATCAGTCTCGATGGCCAGAAACGGCAGGGGGAGGTTAGCCCCTTCGGCCCCCCAGAACTCGCCGTTGTGCGGCGAGAAGTTCGGCTTCTCCGCCGCCAGGCGGCCGCCGAGGATCGCCTCGGCGATGCGATTTGGCATGCAGCCGAAGGGGCCGATGCTGATCACACCGTGCGTCACGTCGCCCAACTCGACCAGGGTGCTGGCGACGGTCAACGTCGCCTCGGTCACCAGCGAGGGGTCGATCAGCCGGCTGCTGCCGGGGACCAGGGCGTGCATGTCGGACCGGTGCGGTTCATAGAAACCGGAGAGGGAGAAGCACTTCTGGATCGCCGTCTCGTCCCGCTCCTTGAAGACTCGCTGCAAGCGCGTCGTCAGGCGGTCGGCCAGGCCGGTCCGGCTGGTGAGACCTCGGGTCACACAGTAGTCGCTGTAGTGGAGCCATTCGGTGACCGGCGCGGTGTGTACCACAATCCCCTGCGCCGCCAGTCGCTCAACGAGGTGCTGCCGGGAGAAGTCATCGTTGCGAACGTAGATTTCGCCGACGATGGTGACCTTCGGCGCATCATCCAGCGTGCCCTTCCTTGCAACCCCCGCCAGTTTGCCCATTTCCTCGGCCAGCACCGCCAGCAGCCGCTCCCGGCTGTCTCTCGCCAGGCTCGCGAAGATTCTCTCCCTGGCCGTCTGCAGCAGGCTCAGCGCCCCCTGCGGGTCCACCGCCAGGGCAAGCATGGTGGCTTGCACGTCGTCCAGCCCGTCGGCGATACAGAGCGCCTGCCAGGCCCGGCGGGTGAAAGTGGTCGAGATGCCGGCATACCCGTTCTCGCAACTCAGCGAGAGCATGGCGACATTGTCAAGACGGTTTTTGCGTACGTAACTGTCGAAAAACGGGCGGTATTGGCCGAGCCGGCAGGGGCCGTCGGAATTGACCATGAAATAGACCAGGACCTCGTCCGGTCGATGCACCTCCCGCAGATATTTCCGCAGGGTGCCGGCGGTGAGCAGCAGGGGCAGGCATTCCTTGCAGGTGGCGACCCCCTTGCCGAGGCGCAACTCCTCCCGGCCGGGGGGCTCGGCGGCGACAGCGTTGATGCCGGCATAGCGAAATGCCGCCGCGACGCCCCGGGAACTGGCGTCTCCCATGGATGGGACCAGCAGGCGCACCTTCGGGTCGGTGAGCGGCAGGCGCCGGCCGTTGCCGGTTTCAACCCAGGGGCGCCCCCCCCTGACGGTTACCCGGGCGGGGGTAAAGCCGGCCGGAGCGACTTCCTCCCGGGCCAGCTGCCGGTAGCCGGCGACCACGTCGAGAAAGGCCTCGATCCGGGTGTCGATGCCGGCATCGGCCGTATGGGCGTCGAGTTCGAGCATCAGGGAGGGTTTCTCACCCATCAGGTCGCGGAAATGGCCGACGAGAAAGGAGTCCGGTCCGCAGCTGAAGTTGGTGACGTAGACGCCGAACAGGTTCGGCTGTCGGCGTACCTGCTCGGCGGTCCGCAGGATATCCCGCCCCGAGGTCCAGAACATCCAGCGCAGCGCCCCCTCTTCCGCCTCGCCGGCGGGCAGGAAATCGTGAGGGATGATCCGGTAGCCGCGGCTGGCGAACTTGTGCGGAATTCCCATGTTCCCCTGCCGGCTGAAGGCGTTGTAGGCGCGGCCGAAGAGGACGATGCCGGTCTCTTCCGGAGTCAGGCTCTCCAGATAGCGGCGGCCGATCTCCTGCATTTCCCGGCGCATGGCGGCCAGGGCCTGCCACCCCGTCTCGAAGGCGCGGATCGCCTCCCGGCGGGCGAAGCCGAGCTGTCGGCCAATCCTGACAAAGGCCTGCCGCAGCGCGGGCTGGTCCTGGAAATCGAGCACCGCCGTCAGCAGCTTCGGCGCCAGGTCCCGGTGGAAGGTGGCCTTGAGATAATAGGGCTCGCCCTGGACGAAGGGGCAGGTGCAGTTGGGCTGGTTACCGCCGGCCGGCGCGAGGGCGGCATTTTTCACATGCGGCAGGAAGATATGATCGACCTCCTGCTGCAGCAGGCTGCCGAGCAGCCCGTGGCTGAGCAGGGCCGGGTAGCAGAACGCGGCGCCGGCCGCCTCCATGCCGGCCGGGTCGGGCTCCTCCACCCGCACGACCCGCAGGCCGAGTGCGGTGAAGAAGTGGGCATAAAGGGGATAGAGGGTGTGGGTGAGCAGGGACGGCAGCAGCCCGATCGACCGTCCCCCTTCGCCGGCGGGCGCAGGCGCGTAGCGGTCGAAGACCAGGCGCTCGCGCAGCGAGACCAGGTCCTCCCCGCCGATCTCGGCTCCGCCGGTTCGCCGCAGGTTGTAATAGCGGTCGCAGGCACCCCCGAAGGGGTAGGTGCGGCCGTCGATGACGATCCTGGCGATGCTGCACTTGCGGTCACAGCTGCCGGCGTCGCCCCGGCAGACGAAGGGGTCGCGATACTCGACCTGCCGTGCGGCCAACTGCGCCAGGTCGAAACTCTGCCTTTCCAGCAGGCCGCTTTCAAGCCGGCGCTGCACCTCCAGCGCCGCGCCGAAGGCGCCCATCAGTCCCGGCTCCGGCGGCACGACGATCTGCTGGCCGCAGAGCTCGGCCATGGCCGCCGGTACCGCCCGGTTGTAGCAGACGCCCCCCTGCATGAAGATCTTTTTCCCCACCGGCCGGTTTCCCTTGACCCGGTTGAGGTAGTTCTGGCAGACCGAGTAGACCAGCCCGGCGGCGATCTCCTCCCGGCCGACCCCTTCCTGCACCGCCGTCTTGATGTCGCTGCTGATGAAGGCGGCGCACTGGTCGCTGAAATTCGGTGCCGTTTCGGCTCGCAGGGCGATGCCGGCGATCTCCTCGGTGCCGATGCCGAGCGACTCCCGGCAGGCTTCCTCGAGAAACGAGCCGGTCCCGGCGCTGCACGCCTCGTTCATGGCATAGTCGCTGGGGACCCGGTTGGTGATCCAGGTGTACTTGGCGTCCTGACCGCCGATTTCGAAGATGGTTTCGACCGCCGGGTCGAAATGAACCGCCGCCGCGGCGTGGGCGACGATCTCGTTGACTACCCCGCCGGTCAGGGCGTGCAGCCCGGCGATCTGCCGACCACTGCCGGTAACGCCCAGGCCGACGATGACGGGTTTATGGCCGGCGGGCACCTGGGCGAGCAGCTGCCGGTAGCACTCGCGGCTCGCCCCGACCGGGTCGCCATCGGTGCGCAGGTAGGTGCCGGCGACGATCGCCTGGTTGTCGGTGCGGACCAGAACCGCCTTAGTGGTGGTGCTGCCCACGTCGAGACCGACCAGGTAGTCGCCCCGGTAAAATTCCCCCCTCGGCGCCGCCTTGAACGAAACCCGGTCGAGCCCCCGGTGCAGCTCCGGCAGCAAGCCGAAAGAGCGGTGCGTCGCCGTATAGAGTGTCTTCTCCCCGCTGAGCCGCTCTCCCCGCTGTTCGGCCCAGAGCAGGGCGCCGAGAGCCTCGAAGCCGGGCGCCTCCTGCGGCACATAGATATTCGGGAAGGACTGCCGGACGAAGTCCATGACCACCGGATTACGGCTGACACCGCCGACGATCGCCACCCGGCTGGCCTCCGACTTGTGCAGGAGTTCGACCATTTTGCCGGCCATCATCTGGCAAAGGCCGGCCACTACCGGCCCCTTGGCGACCCCCTTGTTCAGGGCGTGGGTGCAGTCGCTCTTGCAGAAGACCGAGCAGCGGCCGGCCACCGGGTAGGTGGCGGCCGACGCGGCCAGTTCGAGAGCCGCATCGATGCCGAGTCCCATCCGGGTGATCTGCTGCAGAAAGAACTCCCCCGTTCCCGAAGCGCATTTGTTTCCCGTATGAATCGTCTTGATCCGGCCACCGGCATCGAGGACATAGGCGATGAAGGTCTCGCCGCCGGCCGAAAGAATACAGTCGGTTGCCGGATAGCGGTCCCTGACGGAAGCGAAGGCGAGTTCGATGGCCTCCGGCTCGGAAACCGTCGGCACCGCGAGAAATTTCCTGAACTTGCGGCCGGTGATCCCCAGTCGGGCAGAACGGTGCGCCGCCAGGACCTCATCCAGGACACGGGCCACCTTTCCGTCATGCGGCAGACGGGAAAACCGGATTTCCCCGGCGGTGCGCAGCGCCACGCTGACCGTACTGGCACCCAGGCAGATGCCTAATGCATTACTCATCCTCTCCCTCCCCGGGTCGAGTCAGTCATCGGAGCCGGCCCCCGCCGCCCTGTTTCCGGCCAGGTTGGCCGAGCCGACTGCCGCCATGAAAAGGCCGCGTGATCAGGCCTCTGCCGATCACGCGGCTGGTTGCCACTGCAAAGCCCCATTAGTTGTGAACTGGTACCCTATAAAATACTTTCCAATCCACCCCTGTCAAGAGCCGACTGGCGTCGGAAGGTGCCCAGTGGCATATGGGGTAGCTCCGTCAGGCTGCGCCAATAAAAAGGCCGCCCAGCGACGATACGTCGATAAGCGGCATTTTTATTGTCTTTAACGCCATTGAAAACCGGAGCTCAGGTTGCCTTCTACCGGGACATGCCCAGCATCTCCCGGTACTGCTCCCCGATCAGCTCGGCATGGTGATGGGTCGACCTGGCATTGGCCTCGTAGATGGCCCGAATTTCGGGGTCATTGACTCTGGCGGCGATCCGTCTCAACTGCTCCTCCAGCGCCTCTTCCTGGTCGATGGCCAGCTCCAGCGCCTTGCGCTCGTCAAACCCGGACAGGCTCGCCTCCTGCAGGGCCTTCCACCATTTCGAATCGGTATCGGGCGGGGAGGCGATGTAATCCTCGAAATAGGGAAGATCCCTTCCCTGGTAGGCGTTGTAGAACATCTGGGCGTGCTGCCGCTCTTCCCGGGCGAGCAGCTCGAAAACCTCGCGCGCCCTGTCGTCGGCCATCTTTTCGGCGCCGAACCGATAGAAATCCATGGCGGCCTTTTCGGTCTGGATTGCCTCTTTGAGGGCGGCCTGTACCTCCAGCTTGTCGCTCATCTGCTATCCTCCGGGAAAGATAAATAAAGACTCATTCTATCGCATTTCAGAAGCGGCAAGTCAATCCATTTTCCGCTGCGGTCCCCGGCCGAAATTGTCCGGCGTGCTAATCCGCCTCCGGTTCCTGCAGTGCTTGCCGGTAGATCCGGGCGTCGCTTTCCGAAAAACAGACGAAGAAGACCTTGCGCAGCGACGACGCTTTCACCAGAAACGCCCGGACCTCGTGCAGGGCGATGCGGCAGGCCCGGTCGATGGGAAAGCGGTAGACGCCGGTGCTGATCGAGGGGAAGGCGATCGTTTCGATCCCGTATTCCGCCGCCAGGCGAAGGCTGTTGCGGTAGCAACTGGACAGCAGTTCCTTCTCGCCCCGGTCGCCGCCATGCCAGACCGGACCGACGGTATGAATGACGTATTTCGCCGGCAGGTCATACCCCCGGGTGATCCTCGCCTCGCCGGTCGGACAGCCACCGTGGCCGCGGCACTCCGCAAGCAGTTGCGGCCCGGCCGCCCGGTGAATCGCCCCGTCGACGCCCCCGCCGCCGAGCAGTGAGCTGTTGGCGGCGTTGACGATGGCGTCGACCGCCATTTTGGTGATATCCCCCTGGACGATCTCCATCCTTGCTTCGTTCATCTCGACCTCCGCACTTTTTCTCGGACAGGTTTGCTGTGAAGGAGTATAGCAGCTTTTCATGCTCGTCCCGCTGGTGGTGCCGAACGGAAAATTCTGGTAAGCTTTACGCCAACTCGACCGCCAGCCAACGGATCGCCATGCAGATCGTTTTCGTCTTTCCTCCCTTCTACCATCCGTCGATGTACAACCTGCCGCCGCTCGGGCTGCTCAACCTGGCGGCGACGTTGCGGGATTCACCGCACCGGCCGGTCATCCTCGATTTCGTCCTCGCCCTGCGCGAAGGCTCCCTGCAGGCCGGACCTGCCCTTTACGACGACTGCGCCCGACGGATCGCCGCCGAGGCGCCCGACGTGGTCGCTTTCTCCGCCCAGTGCACCACCTACCCGCCGACCATCGCCATCGCCCGCCGGGTCCGCGAGCTGGCGCCGGCGGCGCGGATCGTCATCGGCGGCCACAACGCTTCCTTTGTCGACACGGCCACCCTCGAACGCTACCCCTGGGTCGACGCCGTCATCCGCGGCGAGGGGGAGATCACCTTCGGCGACCTGGTGAGCGCCTGGGCCGGCGGCGGCGATGCCGGACGGGTGGACGGGGTCACCTGGCGCGGTCCGGCCGGCATCGTGCGCAACCCGGAGCGGGAACTGATCGTCGACCTCGACACCCTGCCGCTTCCCGACTACGGCCTGCTGCCGCCGCTCGAAGCCTATCGGGACGCCTGCGGCCTGCCGCGCAGCATCGCCATCCTCGAGGTCGGCCGCGGCTGCCCGCACCGCTGCGCCTACTGCTCCGAGTCGAGCTTTTGGCGGCGGCGCACCCGCACCTTCTCCATCGACCGCCTGGCGCGCGAAATGCGCCAGCTGCGCGACGGACAGGGTGCCGAATGTTTTCTGCTCGCCTACGACCAGTTCACCGCCGACCGCCGTTTCGTCGAGAGCTTCTGCACCCGCCTGCTCGACGAGGGGCTGCAAAGCACTCCCTGGTACTGCATCTCGCGGCTCGATACGGTGGATGCGGCCCTGCTCAAGCTGATGCGCCAGGCGGGCTGCGAATCGATGTGTTACGGTATCGATTCGGGCTCGCCGCGCACCCTCGCCTTCATCCGCAAACAGATCGACCCCGCCATCCTGCTCGAGCGAGTGCGCACGACCACCGCCCAGGGGATGGTGCCGACCCTGAGTTTCGTCATCGGCTTTCCCGAGGAGCATCGCGAGGATATCGAGGCGACCCTGGAGCTGGCCCTGCGCGGCGCCGCCACGGGGAACATCAACCCGCTGCTGCAGATGCCGACAGTGCTGCCGGGAACTGAGCTGCACCAGCGCTATGCCAAAAGACTGGTGCGGGAGGTCGACACCTACTTCGCCCTCGGCATCGAGTTCGCAGGCAACCGGCGGCTGGACGAGGACGAGGCGCGGATAGACGCCGACCCGCAGCTCTACAGCAGCTTCTACAACCTCCCCTGTCCCGCTCTCCCCCTGGCGGAGCTCGACCGTCTGGCCCGCTTCTTTCCGCTGCTCGTCCAGTTCTACCCCCGCTCCTGCCTGCTCCTCGCCCGGGCTCTCGGCCGTTCCTTCGCCGGGCTGTTCGCCGATTTTTTCGCCTTTGTCCAGGGCCGCGAGCCGCGCCTCGAGGCGATCCTGAACGCCGCCGATTGCTACCGGCACTTCGCCCCCTTTGCCGAAGAGCAGCTTGGATGCGCCCGG contains these protein-coding regions:
- a CDS encoding DUF3422 domain-containing protein; translated protein: MPDYFCLPFSTHPLRDSLYDELHARPFHMVSTPQQISHLAFKAQPQELDTAFALLGDLCRRYSVNPPAPDAPFYQQDFGEFTVRWERHMEFFSMTFLRPHAPEGEPFEHPVSELLPGDWMASLPGQAVAAFHLLVDGGALDVEPASLARCFEGQRLIASQPRNGQAFLCTAFKLHSDGFGRFLIQNRGLSDYQTGRLVQRVIEIETYRLLAQLSLPLAKRIAPELTGMDQELAEMLGQLCSLEEGEETESKRALLERLSLLSARLETWRAETNYRFGATSAYHDLVITRLQNIHEEPVEGYLTVTEFMTRRLTPGLRTCQSVQTWMEDLSRRIERAGDLMRTRVNLTLQEQNRSLLAAMNRRGRLQFRLQETVEGLSVAAISYYLVGLLGYMLNGLPLEAWKLNKGVVLALLVPFVVVGTWWLIQRLKHRLIKEPLERELG
- a CDS encoding acyl-CoA dehydratase activase produces the protein MSNALGICLGASTVSVALRTAGEIRFSRLPHDGKVARVLDEVLAAHRSARLGITGRKFRKFLAVPTVSEPEAIELAFASVRDRYPATDCILSAGGETFIAYVLDAGGRIKTIHTGNKCASGTGEFFLQQITRMGLGIDAALELAASAATYPVAGRCSVFCKSDCTHALNKGVAKGPVVAGLCQMMAGKMVELLHKSEASRVAIVGGVSRNPVVMDFVRQSFPNIYVPQEAPGFEALGALLWAEQRGERLSGEKTLYTATHRSFGLLPELHRGLDRVSFKAAPRGEFYRGDYLVGLDVGSTTTKAVLVRTDNQAIVAGTYLRTDGDPVGASRECYRQLLAQVPAGHKPVIVGLGVTGSGRQIAGLHALTGGVVNEIVAHAAAAVHFDPAVETIFEIGGQDAKYTWITNRVPSDYAMNEACSAGTGSFLEEACRESLGIGTEEIAGIALRAETAPNFSDQCAAFISSDIKTAVQEGVGREEIAAGLVYSVCQNYLNRVKGNRPVGKKIFMQGGVCYNRAVPAAMAELCGQQIVVPPEPGLMGAFGAALEVQRRLESGLLERQSFDLAQLAARQVEYRDPFVCRGDAGSCDRKCSIARIVIDGRTYPFGGACDRYYNLRRTGGAEIGGEDLVSLRERLVFDRYAPAPAGEGGRSIGLLPSLLTHTLYPLYAHFFTALGLRVVRVEEPDPAGMEAAGAAFCYPALLSHGLLGSLLQQEVDHIFLPHVKNAALAPAGGNQPNCTCPFVQGEPYYLKATFHRDLAPKLLTAVLDFQDQPALRQAFVRIGRQLGFARREAIRAFETGWQALAAMRREMQEIGRRYLESLTPEETGIVLFGRAYNAFSRQGNMGIPHKFASRGYRIIPHDFLPAGEAEEGALRWMFWTSGRDILRTAEQVRRQPNLFGVYVTNFSCGPDSFLVGHFRDLMGEKPSLMLELDAHTADAGIDTRIEAFLDVVAGYRQLAREEVAPAGFTPARVTVRGGRPWVETGNGRRLPLTDPKVRLLVPSMGDASSRGVAAAFRYAGINAVAAEPPGREELRLGKGVATCKECLPLLLTAGTLRKYLREVHRPDEVLVYFMVNSDGPCRLGQYRPFFDSYVRKNRLDNVAMLSLSCENGYAGISTTFTRRAWQALCIADGLDDVQATMLALAVDPQGALSLLQTARERIFASLARDSRERLLAVLAEEMGKLAGVARKGTLDDAPKVTIVGEIYVRNDDFSRQHLVERLAAQGIVVHTAPVTEWLHYSDYCVTRGLTSRTGLADRLTTRLQRVFKERDETAIQKCFSLSGFYEPHRSDMHALVPGSSRLIDPSLVTEATLTVASTLVELGDVTHGVISIGPFGCMPNRIAEAILGGRLAAEKPNFSPHNGEFWGAEGANLPLPFLAIETDGNAFPQVVEARLESFVLGVRRLKAELAALRSGDNRQDGEKKGRTACFAAPPRLQPAAAEAAATSLHACRRREK
- a CDS encoding bacteriohemerythrin translates to MSFHWTESLAVGHRTIDDQHRELIDRFRDLLLACKAGKGKEKVVELFGFLDAYVVSHFRAEEQLMAAHGYPGLLEHKSQHAWLVGKLADLHNTLLADGPSFHLVVEANQTLLNWIVEHIRSTDVRFGKYLQGRN
- a CDS encoding radical SAM protein, whose amino-acid sequence is MQIVFVFPPFYHPSMYNLPPLGLLNLAATLRDSPHRPVILDFVLALREGSLQAGPALYDDCARRIAAEAPDVVAFSAQCTTYPPTIAIARRVRELAPAARIVIGGHNASFVDTATLERYPWVDAVIRGEGEITFGDLVSAWAGGGDAGRVDGVTWRGPAGIVRNPERELIVDLDTLPLPDYGLLPPLEAYRDACGLPRSIAILEVGRGCPHRCAYCSESSFWRRRTRTFSIDRLAREMRQLRDGQGAECFLLAYDQFTADRRFVESFCTRLLDEGLQSTPWYCISRLDTVDAALLKLMRQAGCESMCYGIDSGSPRTLAFIRKQIDPAILLERVRTTTAQGMVPTLSFVIGFPEEHREDIEATLELALRGAATGNINPLLQMPTVLPGTELHQRYAKRLVREVDTYFALGIEFAGNRRLDEDEARIDADPQLYSSFYNLPCPALPLAELDRLARFFPLLVQFYPRSCLLLARALGRSFAGLFADFFAFVQGREPRLEAILNAADCYRHFAPFAEEQLGCARPAAWPHLPDLIAYETHSLEAARFANREIPGNMNIYNPDGWQPAVSRNVLVAGFHYDLPAILADLAAGDIRERYPEAPCWLVFRQQGSELEVTAINDFGRDLLELCDGSLTTRQIAERLRLSYGATTDPAEFDNHCRQALQQLADLRLVAAEDIHESNEGR
- a CDS encoding O-acetyl-ADP-ribose deacetylase; translation: MNEARMEIVQGDITKMAVDAIVNAANSSLLGGGGVDGAIHRAAGPQLLAECRGHGGCPTGEARITRGYDLPAKYVIHTVGPVWHGGDRGEKELLSSCYRNSLRLAAEYGIETIAFPSISTGVYRFPIDRACRIALHEVRAFLVKASSLRKVFFVCFSESDARIYRQALQEPEAD
- a CDS encoding ferritin family protein, translated to MSDKLEVQAALKEAIQTEKAAMDFYRFGAEKMADDRAREVFELLAREERQHAQMFYNAYQGRDLPYFEDYIASPPDTDSKWWKALQEASLSGFDERKALELAIDQEEALEEQLRRIAARVNDPEIRAIYEANARSTHHHAELIGEQYREMLGMSR